The Anopheles maculipalpis chromosome 3RL, idAnoMacuDA_375_x, whole genome shotgun sequence genomic sequence CGTGTGGTTCGTGTGGAAAAggagggtttttatttttcgggagGGATAAGAATATTTAGATCAAATTTTGTGTCTGGCTTGCAGCTCGTTCGGTGCTTTGAATGTCAAAAGTTCACCCCGGACGGCGCATCGGGGACGTCTGTCACGTGAAGTTTTGTGCTGGGCAAGTGAGTTTTAGCAATTTCTCATTCATTTCCCTGCAGCTAGTAGACGGTCAAACCGGACTGttccgcaaaacaaaaactgtgccTCCGTTCTTCGACCACAAACGCCAGTGcgcctatgtgtgtgtgcagtgtgaAATCGTGTGAGAACAACGTGCCCTGGTGACCCCCACACCCCGCCCTCTATAAAACGGGAAGGAAGGAGAACGGGGGTGAGAAAGCTCGGGTGTCGTGAAATAGTTTATCAAGTGTGAATTGGATACGAGGAATAGTGTGAAGAGCAAAGAGGAAtcacagaaagaaaaagaagctggCCACCAAAATGCAGCCCCCACCACGAAAAGTAAGAACCGAGTCGATGAAAAATGATGTGTTATGTTTGCTGATTTAGTGTGCCCGGAATGGTCATTAAAAGTTAATTAAGGCTAGCAGAGGAGAGGAGAGAGCAATGATGGGAAACGGGTGCGATTGTTTGGGAGTTtgttatgattattttataattttctttgatttgtatttaattatattgctttttacttttccttcttttagtTTGACGTCTATTTAAGACAACATTTTGAATATATAGACTTCTCACAgctaaaaaaatctttcttgTTCGCTTTTCCCTCACCTTCCAGGGCAATTACACAAAGTTTCTGAAGAATCTCCACACGGAGCAGTTGGCGAAGCTAGCGCTCAAGAATCAGAACGAGTGCGAGCTGCTGGAGGACATCCGACAGTTTACGCTGAAGCGGTCCGCCATCGAGAAATCGTACAGTGAGGCACTGCTGAAGATATCGTCCGCGTACTTGAACAAGAAGCAGGCATGCATCCCGGAGATCAAAATGGACGGTGCGGAGGAGAAATGGTACGGGCGAAGCGGTAGCACTTCCCTTCCTACATTCCTTTTGCCTTATCCTAACCGCCTTCTAAGCCTAATGTTAGTAAaaggttgaagaaaaaatcgcATCTTTCAAATGCCATTGTGAGACAACATCAACATTATCGAGCGCTTGAAGCGTCCAGTCCAGCCGCGAACCAAACTACGATGCACATAGGATATCCTTCGGCTTAATTGTCACACCACAAACGGAGCAACTTTCTATGTGTGTTCATGTGACCGAAGCGTGTCATGTTTGTGacacgtgtgtttgtgagagaggagaaaaaaaacacatgataaatatccttttcgtGGTGGTATCGTCGATTGTTAAAGTTTACATGCCTGCCGTAGCACCAGCACCTCCTGCCACCAGTGTCATTCATTATGCATCAGCCACCTTGGCCGCTTTGTTCGGGGCGGCAATGTCGAAGCAGTGTCGAGGGGAAagataaacgaaaaataagcGAAAAGGATTTTGGTTCGGTTTAATTTTAGACCACCATTATGCGGGCTGGATGAAGGGTGAGAAAATACACTCTACTTGGCAACGTGTCCGTTATTAGTTAAGAACGTTCTGAAACGTTAGTATTGTGGCTTATTGTGATACGTATTTTAGCTAACGTCGGCGTATCATTATCGTGTCTTGGGGAACTCCTTGACCCTAGCACGTGTGTGACCGTGCGTGCGAGGAAGCGTGTCTAGGGCGTATCAAGGCCACAGGGATACATGAGCGATGTGCGAGTAGAACATGATGATGAGGCTTATTTAGGCgtaatgttaaattttttttaggaaGTGTTTCGGACAGGGTATTTAATAAATTAGAAAGAAAGCTCATGGAACAAACAAGAGGCAATAAATTAGAAGGGAAGCTTGTGGAACAATCAAAAGGCTTcttaagaaataataatagtGGATGGATAATTTGATATGTAcgaaatgattaaaaatgctaacatttttaccaacaaccaggcgcctccatcaacggtttatttgaaatttttaaatatttcacgccctaccaggcgtctccatcaaaaTTTCCTGCTATTCTCCCATAGCTtaaaaatgaacttttttGCTATAGAAAACCCACAAAACTAAACAATTTAATGTGACTCTTGCTCCCCCATTCCAGGAATATGTGGAGCGTTTGGCAAACGGTACTGGAGGAGAACGAAAAGCTGGCCCGAGCCCGCCTCGCCGCGGTCGAGGTGTTTCAACAGCAGATCGCCGACGAAGCGAAAGTTCTCCGTAGCACCAagctcaacagcagcaagcgtTGCATTGAGAACCTTGGCGTGGTGCAGAAGGAGCTGCAAAACTCCGTTACCGACGTGGACAAGACGAAGAAAATATACTTCGACGAGGAGCACAGTGCCCACGATGTGCGCGACAAGGCGCGTGACATCGAGGAGAAgctcaagaagaaaaagggctccTTTTTCCAATCGATCACATCGCTGCAAAAGAACAGTGCCCGTGTAACGTCACGCAAGGAACAGCTGGAGGAAAAATCGACCGGAGCCCGTAACGATTACATCCTAAGTCTGGCGGCGGCAAACGCGCACCAGAATCGCTACTTCACCATCGACCTGCAGACCACGATGGCCACGATGGAGAACTACGTGTACGAGCGGGTAGCGGACTATCTGGCGCTGATTGGCCGTACCGAACTGCTTACCTGCTCCGCCACGCAGAACTCGTTTGGCAAGATACGTGACCAGGCACAGCAGCTGACGCGCGAATACAATCTGCAGTGCTGCTATCTGTACTATCCGGTGCTGAAGCAACACATCCAGTACGAGTTCGAACCGTGTGACAATGATCCGGTGCGCAAGATTACGGCCGATCACGAGTCGGCTGCGGAAACGTTGAGCCGTGAGGGTAAACGATGGGCAGGACGGGTCGCACGGGAGAGTAACGTTATAAGGGAATGTGCTCGTAAGCTGGCGGTGTGTACGGCACTGCGGGAAGCGGGCCATCGTAACGATCCAAACGATCAGAATGGGCCGGATCTGGAGACAAAGATTGAGGAGTTCCGCGAAAACATACGCAAGTCGGAGATTGCGAAGGCGAAGGCAGAGGCACGATTGGAATGTTTGCGAATCGGGGGTATTAATGTGGACGAATGGATACAGGAGGCAGAAACGCTCAGCGTGCAGGAGATGCCTCGCTCGGCAAGTTCGTTATCGATGCGTACGGATGCGTCGGGACAAGGGGTAAGCGTTTGTGGAACGAACGAGAGCATCGCTTTAATGAGCACATCATCTTGTTACAGGAAAATCCGAGCTCCGATTCATTCTACGACAGCGATAATGCTGAACAAGATCAACCGGTGTCGGAGTCATCGCCTGCCCCGAAACAACCGGAACCACCATCGGACGAGTTTACGGCCGACAGTGATGAGGATGAGGGTGAGAtgcgaatgtttgttttatttcaatttaaaatggaaattcaCCACTatgatgttttctttcgaCAGAGTTTGGCGTAGAGCAAGAGCGACAGAAAATTGAACAGATTTCACATGGCTGGGATGATCCGACCCAGGTCGACTGGGGTGCAGAGGAGGCTgcggctgcagcagcagccagtaGCCAAGCTGCCGCTGACagtgctgctgccgctgcagcagcatcagcacaaCCACGCGAACCAGCAGGACAAACGTTCAAGTGTACCGCACTGTACTCGTACACCGCTCAGAATCCGGACGAGTTGACCATCGTGGAGAGTGAGCAGCTCGAGGTGGTAGGCGAAGGTGATGGGGACGGGTGGCTACGGGCACGCAACTATCGTGGCGAAGAAGGGTTCGTGCCACACAACTATCTCGATGTGGAGCGTGACACACCGGTCGATACACACACGCCTGCCCAGCTATCGTCACAGATATCGTTCTCCTCGGTGGACTACACCGTCGACAATGAGGATCAGGACCAGATGCAGGACTCGGGTCAATCACCGGACCAAATTTCGGTCATATCGGCACCACGCAAGGTCAACAATCAGCTGTACTGTGTGGCACTGTACGATTACGATGCTACGGCCGAGGATGAGCTAACGTTCGAGGAGGGCCAGGTAGGATAAACAGTCAACGATTAAGCACACCGGATCGATCGATAACCATCGACTAACCGTTGACTTTGTTTGTCTGACATTAGATCATTAAACTCATCACCAAAAGTCCACACGGTGTGGATGATGGTTGGTGGGAGGGTGAGCTGATGGGAAAGATCGGCAACTTCCCGTCGCTGGTTGTGGAGGAATGCGACGAGAATGGGGAACCGCTGACTGATGCTGAGGACGAATCGCCGCCACCGTCAGCACCGCCCACGTTTGcggcaccagcaccaccaccgccaatgATTCTCCACGAAGCAACGCCACCGGAAGGTCAAAGTCCAAGTACGAAGGGtgaagggttttgttttagcaTAGAAAGAGTAATGTGAACGTGTTTTGTTTCGACAGATTTGACCAACGCTGGACCCGCTATCGATAAGTTTGAGTTCGAGCTAAACAACGACCAACATGAACAGTATGGAACGCAGTTTTCAGCACCTCCACCGTCACAACCGCCACCGGGTATGTATTCGAGCTTTGTTTTTAGAAAGTAATCTTCGCATATTAGTCTCATCACAATTTTAAGACGTGTTTGAATGTCTACTAACATAATAATTGTTAATCATTGTTGCAAACGCACACAGTTGTTATCTGTGAGGATCCTGAggtaaattattgattttcacACGACACTGAGCTTCTTTGTGATACGATTTTGTGCTAGGTCTATGGTAGCTGGCACGATTGCTAGCTCATCAATGTGAATAACTGTATTGGCGCAAGTCACTCAGTGATGTCTTTTATCTTGAGTTTGTTACcaatttttgcttttacttAATAATTAATCTAATAAACCGTTTCTCATCTCCCAGGGCGAAGAGGCCGCTACTATGGAAGAGGAATCTCGACAAGGGGCAACCGCAACAGCAACCGCAACAGCAGCTACTGCTAGTGGCGGTGATAGCAACCAGCTCAACTTTGCCCAAATCATTGTAACGGCCGCCACACCGATGCACGAAGAACCGGACAAAAAATTCCCGCCTGCGGAAGAatccactaccaccaccaccgcagcACCCGATAACGAACCGTCAGAGATCGTGGAAAAGCAGGAGCAGGAAAAGCAGGAGATCAGCAGCaagcagaaatctcaggatgcCGAGGTGCCAAAGCCACCGACGCCCCCAGCATCGCAAGAACCGACCAAACCAAAATCCGCTCCACCCAAGCCAGCCAAACCACCGTCACCGCCCAAACCGGAAAAGCCGGCCACCGCGCCGAAACCCACCAATGTAGCCGCAAAAAGTGCTACCGCGAAAAAGCCCGAACGAGTTCGGCAGGGTACGATCCCGGACCCCGACCCGGAACCCGAACCGGAGCAGGCTGAAGCGGCACCGATCGAGGATCCGGTTGCACCGTTCGAGGCAAACTTTGAGGCAAACTTTGAGGCAGGCTTTGCGGCCAACTTTGACGATGCGTTCGGCGGTGAGCAGAGCAGTCAGCAGGAGGTACCGAAGCAGGTGGTCGGTGGACGGGCCAGCATACCGGAAGAGTTGGAACCGCATCAGCTCGCAAGGCTGCAGAACCTGAAGGAATCGAACGCATAATGGGAACGCAGGTGTGAATCGATCGCATAACAGGGCAGTGTCGTTGTATTCGTGCGCGTCAGTAGAATGGGGTGAGGGTCATtatgaaaatcaaaaacaatctGCTGCAACAATCATCATACGGTAGGGAACATGGAAAGGGGGcggagatgtgtgtgtgtgttctcctTCGGTTGCCTACTGCACGTGCTTTTTAGGATACCTTCTTCCAATCGGTGTACGATCGACCATCGAgagatcgttttgtttttttgtgttttactctaGGTTGTTGCCGTACGCCATTATCattgtcgttgttgtcgttgtgTCGTGTATAGCAAATGTAAGCAGAACGTCCAAAGGTGAGAAAGTAAGTAATGCATTAGGGAAGCTTTctcagcacacaaacacacatgcgtGTTCTCTCTTGCTTGCCTGGCGTGGCGTGGGCCGGAGTAGTTGGAGGTTTGCATTTGTGATAATAATGCATTTAATGTGGTCTGTCGACGTTTCCTAAAGTGAGACCAGTATGTCCACATTCGACCAATCTAGTAAGAAGCTGTAATACTACTTCTTTGGCTCAGTTTTGACTTGTTTGACTCATTGTAGTGgtattgaaaattgttttcaattatgCAACATATCACAGTGGGAAGGTCCCTTACTGTCCTATTTTGGCTTAGTAAATCATGTTTTTTCCCTTATTTTCTACTGTCTAcgctctatctctttctctctctactGCACTGTATCAATCACAAAAGCTAGATGATGCTACACCTTTCCGCATTGTGTGCCCCCTCTAAAACCCCCAGAAATCTACCAGCGCGATCGCGAACACTCAAGCCTAATGCCTAGTATATCGCGTTACCTTATCTACTCTATCTATTAGGAGTTTTGTTAATATAGTAGAAACTTGAATGCCTGATTGTGGAATAAGCGTTTTCGGTTGCATTAGCAGCGCTTGTTGGGTGGTCGGAAACCCAAGTAGCAATAAGTGAAAGCAAATAAGCAGTTGAGTATGAAAAACTATGTAAGATTTTAGaaccaaaaaaagcaagaaaaagttAAACCATTCGTCGGTTCTGCCACTCTACGAGCAGACTATACTCATTAGACAATTTCGctggaacaaacaaaaaaaaaaaaaaccaaccggaTACATATGCAAACTAAAACCGATCGTAATGCGAGGAAAACGATCCTGCTAGGTCCGTATTATTACATTTGCCGAACGTACAATAATTACTCAAAACTCGACAACACATTCCAAACGCGGACAGTATACTACGCAAAACATACCTATGCAGTAGTGCAAAGCGGTTTCGTTTTCGCTTAGATAATCGACATGTTGTTCTATGCTACgatgttttcatttccaccGAATTCAAATACTcccagcatacacacacacgcgcagaGTGAAGTAAATATATCAATGAAAATGGTAAGCTTTCGACGAGAGATACAAAAGAGGGCAAACAATCAAGTAATTAGTACAACACATGCGTTGAAAATGGCTACCGAAAAAACGAGACACTGGGGGAAACGCCGACTGCATTAAGGGAAACGATAAATAAGGCCTTTCAAAAGTACAGCTCCAATCTTATTATGATTTAGCGTAACGCGATTGAACACAATGGGGCCCTAAACCCCTTCCTAAACCTCTTACTACTTAGCCTCAAATTACTCGATAGCTTCAAGTAATCAGCGTTGCAGTAGCGATCACCTTCCCTGTCTGTTGAGGTTCTTTGACGGGGATGGAAGCTTTGTTCGCCCTACTTAACTACATAAGCGAATGTGTACCCAACGTGTAAGATAAGCAAGATTAACAAGGCAACAAATCATATATAAAACTCTGCATTTAGCTCTTAATGAAGTAGGCCAAGCGTTTAGTGAAGCgtgtttgagattttttgttttacgataATCTCATATCTTGCGATCGATTGCAGGATCGAATggattgtatgttttgttcGCGTTTGGAGACAATTCTGTTCTGTATTGCTCTGTTCCATTGGCGATTTTACATATCCTCTAAAGGATATTTTACATGGACAGGTTAACTGCTTGCATATTGTGCCCGAAAAACAAAGGCGAGCGTAATGAACTACAAAGGATCGATAGCACAGCACAGCTCTGTACATTGCTACTAATAGCGAATAGCGTGGAGTGGATTTCAGTGCAATTTCTCGAAACCTCGAACGTCTCTTAATAATAGCCCCTTATCGAATTGAAGAaacaaccccaaaaaaaaacgcataacacaaaatctcaaaacaattataaatatatacatacatatatatctATTGCATATGGGCATACATAAAGATGCATCTACAATTACCACACAACTCGTATTCACAAAACTTACCTGTGACCTGTGGAACGCGCAACAGCAAAATCGAATACAGCAAACGTACGTAGtagattgaagaaaaaaaaaacaacaaaacatcacacacaaacacttaaaCGAAAGCTcattgaaaaaaggaaaaaaaaaaacatttatccgTTCTTCGGTTGTTCTTCTTCGTGGTAGCAGATCACCGTTACGTAGTATACAgtttaaattttgcaaaaccacTGCACGTGGTTTGCACGTGCGCGTACGAAAGATTTGCGCAACGCAACAGGTGGAACGCAAATGCGTGTCATTGTGCGACCCATACACCCCATTATGTACATCCATGtagcaataataataagtAGATAATGTGTTTTTCCTGGCGAAGTAATAACACCCccactcaaaacaaaaacacggtTAATCGCGCCTTGTTCATCCCGTACTCTTAATCGTTGTAATATGCAAAGgagaagcaaagcaaaagcaaggaacaaaattgaaccaaatgTGAAGGAGGGTAAATGGTAGCAAAACTGCTTCCCATTTCTTGTGTTTCGTTCCggtttttcccgtttttgtcGTAAAAGGAAGCAATTACTATGGACCCGCTGCCGTTTAGAGTTGTGTATCCATAGCGTGTTCACATTCAGCATACTACGGCCAAACCGTTGCTGGGAGATTATACGTAGCCGGGCGAGTTTTAGTGCAATGAAAGTGGTTAAGTTTAATAATCCTGTGTTGACTATTCTACTCTAATTGCGATTATGGTTGTACCTTAATTCTATCAAGTCAAATAAATCTATGAGAATGCTAAACgaatttttgttgtggtttcaATGGTGgttgaaaggaaagaaatgctTGCTTACTGTCTCAGCTCCTCATAGACGAGCTCCGTCGTCAGTTAAGCCGTTATTTGGCCGTTATAAGGTCGTTAATTCAaggaaaagcagaagaagaaagtcTGATGTATCCCAAAAAATTTCTTAATCCGTCCCAGGCTAACCcacaataacaaaacatcGATTATCGTGATGaaaatttgatgaaatttagataattttattcaagtaaaaatatttcttcttctttacttAATGACCTACTAGATCACTCCGGCCATCGAGTGGCTTACTCGACTGgtttataccacgtagttcgatcGTCAGTCCTCCCTTATtaggaacggtccagatgggatttgaaccccaacCCAGTCAAGTAAACCGCCGCTGTCACCTCTACCtagtaaaaataatattattattataaggGAAATTACTATACATTTAAAACGTGAAAGTAATTGCGTTCCACGTAGCCTGCGATTTCACAATAAGTTTGACATCACTGGTCTAGATACTTTTCAAGCAACTATCGAGCCGTTGTGTGTGAGATGAGTTACCAAGAGTGCGTTTTGGATTTGATGAGTGCTCTGACCGATGTCCGCAAGTGAGCATGTACAAATGTGAGAGGTGCAAAGTATGAGAATATTTCATGTAGGGGAGGGTGTTCAGGACATTACAGGCAGCTGATTAAAATGAACAGCGAAAGGTTTTGTGTATGAATTACCCAATATTTTAttgtatatttatttcttataaAACCaagatttttaattataattatgatAATCTTTGCAATACAATAATACGATACCGTGCCTGCAGCCACGGTAGCAAAAACCTACAGGGGTTGCCCCCGTTAGCAACAATTAGATTGAAAGTACAGATATTCCTGGgtagaaaaaaaccaaacgaatgagtatcaaaaaggtttttccTTATTAATGGAAGTCACTTACCAGCATAAAAGCAGCCGCAATAAACAGTGACTTAAACTTCACGTCCATCGTCGGATCCGAATAGTAGATGTTGTTCGTGTAGCTAGCCGTATTAACGTTCCATGCCCGCGTAATCGTACCCTTCTGTGTCATCCGATCACGATCCATCACCCGGAAGTGGGTCTCCTTCGGCATCCGGATCGCATTCACGAACGGTATCGGTATTCGGAACATCGTGTTGATATCACTGTTCAAGAGTACGATCTCCTGCGACAGTATCCCATAGTCCTGCTGTATGCAACCGATCAGCTCACCCGGATTGGCCCACACCTCGAGGAACTGGTTTTTgcagaagcagcaaaacacgCCACAGCCGAGATTTTTCTTAAACAGCAGCACCTCCTGATGGCTACGATCGACCAGCGATAGGCTAAAGGGTCTTAAAGAACCCCAAAACCGATCCTTCGGGTCGGATGTTTCGGAGGCACCGTAAAGTGCTTCGTTGGAGGGTCCACGTACTGTGAAACGGTTTTCCGATGCAACGCCCGAATGTACTGCCAATGCGGAAGATTAGGTGTGAATAAAGTTCAAGTAAATTCTACCGAACGCCTTACAATCGTTAAGCTCGTAACTCTGTTGTATAAAGACCGACGGCAATCCGTACAGGAAGTCCAAACCCGCACGCGGTGAGAATGGCGTCAGAAATGGGCTGTTGACGGATCGTATGTGATCACCGGACTGTTGAGACGTTTGTATCCGTAGACTGACTGTAACAGAAGAGCAACAACGCGCAATGAAGAATGTCCACAACCGAAGGAAGCTTTTATCGTCTTACCACCGTCCCGTTCCCTCTGCTGCGACTGTGGTTGAGCGGTGATGATTCGATTCTCGCCACTGTGCACTGTGTAAACGCAACGGACGCACGATTATTCACTAGGATTGTAGAGGGGATCACGAGATTGGTCACTTACCGACGGGTGGCACATTGTTTGGTGGTGCGGCCAGCGTAGTATCGTAGTTATAGTCCCAGCTTAGATCGAACGTTGGTGTGTCTGGGCCGTAAAATTctggctgctgttgttgcgacGGTGGTGGAACTCTACCAGATGACATTTCCGTCGATTCGTCAACAAGTCCAAGAATGAGTTGGACATCCGAATGCACACTAAACGTTATGGTCGGTCGCTCTAACTCGGTCGGTCACACAGGTGAGTTTATCTTATCAGTGTGCAGCTATCATCAGTCATTGCTTCATTGATAGCATTCAAGTATCCGCTCCGTTTTGGCCCGTTTTTCGGGACGGGGGATTCCATCGCAATCATGCGGGTTCACTTGCCGGGAAGACTCATCAGGGAACAGTTGACACGAGGGAGCGAGAGTTGAATTAAGCTTTCTTATCCAAGAtattagaaattattttttaacacaataaaaacacatcatcGCACCCATTGTTGGGGAGGGAGGATCATTCATTAAGTATATTTAAATTCCAACAAATACTGACTGTTTGATTCATCGATTGTTTAGTGTGTGGCTTAGGTCGATCGGTTTGTTTAGTGtgcgggtgtgtgtttgtgtcaatATAATGCAGGAATAATTGTTAAGCATTTGTTAAGTGTACATTATATCGCTTGTGTAAGTGtcctctt encodes the following:
- the LOC126561493 gene encoding protein nervous wreck isoform X2 is translated as MGKALHMSGSLPNLPAPPDRTGRRRKLMNRYYQRQGNYTKFLKNLHTEQLAKLALKNQNECELLEDIRQFTLKRSAIEKSYSEALLKISSAYLNKKQACIPEIKMDGAEEKWNMWSVWQTVLEENEKLARARLAAVEVFQQQIADEAKVLRSTKLNSSKRCIENLGVVQKELQNSVTDVDKTKKIYFDEEHSAHDVRDKARDIEEKLKKKKGSFFQSITSLQKNSARVTSRKEQLEEKSTGARNDYILSLAAANAHQNRYFTIDLQTTMATMENYVYERVADYLALIGRTELLTCSATQNSFGKIRDQAQQLTREYNLQCCYLYYPVLKQHIQYEFEPCDNDPVRKITADHESAAETLSREGKRWAGRVARESNVIRECARKLAVCTALREAGHRNDPNDQNGPDLETKIEEFRENIRKSEIAKAKAEARLECLRIGGINVDEWIQEAETLSVQEMPRSASSLSMRTDASGQGENPSSDSFYDSDNAEQDQPVSESSPAPKQPEPPSDEFTADSDEDEEFGVEQERQKIEQISHGWDDPTQVDWGAEEAAAAAAASSQAAADSAAAAAAASAQPREPAGQTFKCTALYSYTAQNPDELTIVESEQLEVVGEGDGDGWLRARNYRGEEGFVPHNYLDVERDTPVDTHTPAQLSSQISFSSVDYTVDNEDQDQMQDSGQSPDQISVISAPRKVNNQLYCVALYDYDATAEDELTFEEGQIIKLITKSPHGVDDGWWEGELMGKIGNFPSLVVEECDENGEPLTDAEDESPPPSAPPTFAAPAPPPPMILHEATPPEGQSPNLTNAGPAIDKFEFELNNDQHEQYGTQFSAPPPSQPPPGRRGRYYGRGISTRGNRNSNRNSSYC
- the LOC126563664 gene encoding phospholipid scramblase 3-like encodes the protein MSSGRVPPPSQQQQPEFYGPDTPTFDLSWDYNYDTTLAAPPNNVPPVVHSGENRIITAQPQSQQRERDGVSLRIQTSQQSGDHIRSVNSPFLTPFSPRAGLDFLYGLPSVFIQQSYELNDLHSGVASENRFTVRGPSNEALYGASETSDPKDRFWGSLRPFSLSLVDRSHQEVLLFKKNLGCGVFCCFCKNQFLEVWANPGELIGCIQQDYGILSQEIVLLNSDINTMFRIPIPFVNAIRMPKETHFRVMDRDRMTQKGTITRAWNVNTASYTNNIYYSDPTMDVKFKSLFIAAAFMLEYLYFQSNCC
- the LOC126561493 gene encoding protein nervous wreck isoform X1; amino-acid sequence: MGKALHMSGSLPNLPAPPDRTGRRRKLMNRYYQRQGNYTKFLKNLHTEQLAKLALKNQNECELLEDIRQFTLKRSAIEKSYSEALLKISSAYLNKKQACIPEIKMDGAEEKWNMWSVWQTVLEENEKLARARLAAVEVFQQQIADEAKVLRSTKLNSSKRCIENLGVVQKELQNSVTDVDKTKKIYFDEEHSAHDVRDKARDIEEKLKKKKGSFFQSITSLQKNSARVTSRKEQLEEKSTGARNDYILSLAAANAHQNRYFTIDLQTTMATMENYVYERVADYLALIGRTELLTCSATQNSFGKIRDQAQQLTREYNLQCCYLYYPVLKQHIQYEFEPCDNDPVRKITADHESAAETLSREGKRWAGRVARESNVIRECARKLAVCTALREAGHRNDPNDQNGPDLETKIEEFRENIRKSEIAKAKAEARLECLRIGGINVDEWIQEAETLSVQEMPRSASSLSMRTDASGQGENPSSDSFYDSDNAEQDQPVSESSPAPKQPEPPSDEFTADSDEDEEFGVEQERQKIEQISHGWDDPTQVDWGAEEAAAAAAASSQAAADSAAAAAAASAQPREPAGQTFKCTALYSYTAQNPDELTIVESEQLEVVGEGDGDGWLRARNYRGEEGFVPHNYLDVERDTPVDTHTPAQLSSQISFSSVDYTVDNEDQDQMQDSGQSPDQISVISAPRKVNNQLYCVALYDYDATAEDELTFEEGQIIKLITKSPHGVDDGWWEGELMGKIGNFPSLVVEECDENGEPLTDAEDESPPPSAPPTFAAPAPPPPMILHEATPPEGQSPNLTNAGPAIDKFEFELNNDQHEQYGTQFSAPPPSQPPPVVICEDPEGEEAATMEEESRQGATATATATAATASGGDSNQLNFAQIIVTAATPMHEEPDKKFPPAEESTTTTTAAPDNEPSEIVEKQEQEKQEISSKQKSQDAEVPKPPTPPASQEPTKPKSAPPKPAKPPSPPKPEKPATAPKPTNVAAKSATAKKPERVRQGTIPDPDPEPEPEQAEAAPIEDPVAPFEANFEANFEAGFAANFDDAFGGEQSSQQEVPKQVVGGRASIPEELEPHQLARLQNLKESNA